The genomic segment atcccacattgcctggggtaggtcaagtgtgatgattctaagactatgtaggtatgtgactacacagttgaagatgacttaaatggattgttgggtactacctatgccaacaagatgcatattcttttcggtagccattagaactccaaagttaagcgtgcttggcctggaatAGTCTCATCATGGGTAAccttctgggaagttttcccaggaagcatacgagtgaggacaaagtacgCTAGAAAGACGTGTTGGTTTGCAaagccagtcgtcattccaggaagcagccatattgacgtggggcgttacaacttaatatattaataattaatagTAGAAGAAGCGATTCATGTAGTTATTCACATTTGTTCTCATATTGAGTAAGCTTAAAAGATGAAAATTTCTCCATAAAGTGTAGAAATTGATGGACAAAATAGAAAATTTAAGTTTATAATGTGCCTTACTACCAAAGCCGACCCTTGTTACAGGCAAGGCAGAAGATGGGCCAGGCCCCGACccaattttcaaaaatattatttttatatatacattttagaacattatcatttttatatatcaaaataaataacatatttgTATAAACGGTGAGAAAAACAAAACAGTAATCAAAATAAATGGACGAATAATATTGTTgactaaaatatatattattatgaacAATTTCTTTCATGTGAAATTTAGTGCGATACTGAATAAAACCAATTTAGGGAATATTATAATCTAAAAGTTTCCAAACTAatacaaaataatagaaaatCGTGATCACAGAAAATTGAGTTGgctaacttttttttaaaagaaaattaagaagAATTTCATACATAAAAATATTTAGTGAAAGAAACCAAAATCATTTCCTGAATCCATTGGGTGTCTCTTGTGCTTTACAAGAATCAAACAACCTTTGAATCTTTTAATGAAATTGTGTAATTGaatacacaatatatatatatactaggtatatGCACGTTATATTTCGGTGAAGCAAAATATAGAACATGATGCCTCCATTTAGTGCCTTGTTATGTGCACGTACGAGGCACGTGCTATAGCATTATAAAATCATCATCATTATAAAattatcataatcatatataaaatCCAACGAAATCTTCAATAATTTTGGGCATGATCGAAATTCTACTGCTGTTTGACAATATCATAAGTCGTCTGAAATCGTTCATTGGGACGTACTTTCTCCATGTCAGTGAAGAATTGAATCAGGTCATTCTTCAATGGATTTTCATTGCTAAACACCCCTGCCTCCTTCTGTGttatatataacacatataattaattattatcttgttaaaaatatataaacaattaaataaaaacaagaaaTGGTGGCGAGGATTGTTTTACCATCTTAGTTACCGAAAAGTCGATTTCAGTGTGGAACCTATCCCAGACctaaaaagtaaaagaaaaaaaaacatcaacacttaaaaaataaaaaatcaaataatttttctttttctttttctttttcttttaagataattggaacatatatatatatatatataccctgtCACAGAATTGGGTTTTACAAATATCAATCAATGAATGATTTTCTAGATGTAAATGCGCTGCAACTTTCTCCACACGAGCAAATATTATCTGAAGATATCTTTTGTATTGTTCTAGCTCTGTCCATTGTATCACAATTTCAATCATGAACTCTTCGCCGTACATATCTTCCAATGAAGGAATCACCTACACCAACACACAAACTTAATAATATCATGTTTTTAATAAAGAATCTATATGATTTCATTTTTATTCTaggtaaaaaaaaaacctatgaaTTAAGTCACGGAGCTTACATAGTTTGAAATCTTTTGTGTCAAAATGCTCTCATATTTATCATAAAACTCACGAATTACATAATGTCAAAAACCATGTATGTCTTTCGTACAGAAAACGTTGTAAACAGCTCTGTATAACATGGAAATGGGTAATATGTTAAAATATAATTAACACAATCTATTATTAATATATGTTTAAACTTTGAAAATCAAAAGGGAAtattatatttacatatatatatacttacgTGTATGCATTCATTCTGTCCTCCATATTCCATTCGTCTCTAACATCTTTATCAAGTTTCATATGTATTTTACGAATCGATGCATTCACAACCACCATTGTATCTCTTATAATTTTCTTAACCACTTCTTCACGATTGTTTCTTCTAGTCTCTTCATCATCAGCAGTAGTAAATATCAACAACTTGGCCATACTTCTTGATTTTGATGAATTGAGTACTTCTTgctaatcaccaaatatatatatgaaaacaaaatcagggaaattttttatggttgtgtacTCTTGAAAGGATGTGTACTTCTGAAGGGTTGTGTACTCTTGAAAGGATGTGTACTTCTGAAGTGttgtattgtttaatttttttaacattaATTATTTGATTGTGTAAAgaaccaattattgtattttttgggAATAGAAGCAATTGTTCAGTTTGGATGACTTATCtaaatttaactttttttttagcaTATTCTGTTAAATTCGTAACAAATTCTGTTAAACCATACCAAAATCCGTTAAATACCAAACACCGTTAGATAGCCATTTATATAATAGGtaagatatatatatagagaggaTAATTTTATGGTAGGGccttcaaaaagagccctaccgtagggctcttttgtgttcttaacttgtgaatagtttttggcgcgattttttttttataaccatgtatattgtagttatttagagcatcctgcaaattttcagaaaattctgaataatttacagtgccgaaaacagattattgcacgcgtgactaatttttttatgcacgtggaaaatagcatgtttgaactcaattttcggcactgtaaattattcagaattttctgaaaatttgcaggaagcTCTAAATAagtacaatatacacggtcataaaaaaaatcgcaccgaaaactgttcaaaggttGAGAACACAAAAAAGCCCTACGGTAGGGCTCTTTTTGAATGCCCTACCAAAAAAATTTCCTATATatatagaagaaaaaaataaggaAAGATATTTTTAAGGAATTTAAATTATTTCTCTTTTTAAATAACTAGATATTTTTATtatgtgtattttaaaattattagatATTCaccttttaatttatattttattttttttaaactaattaCGAAAAATCTAattagaataataataatatataggataaaagaaaagaaacgaaagaTATTTTTTAAcgaatttaaattatttatatttttaaatatctaGATTTTTTTGAACTTAAACTCTAATTAGAATaacaatatttttatatataggaAATTTTGTTGGTAGGGCCTTCAAAAAGAGCCATACCGTAGGgctcttttgtgttctcaacctttgaacagttttcggtacgaattttttataaccgtgtatattgtaattatttagagcatcctgcaaattttcagaaaattctgagtaatttatagtgccgaaaactaagttcaaacacgTTATTTTCCAcaagcataaaaaaattagtcacgcgtgcaataatctgttttcggaactgtaaattattcgaaattttctgaaaatttgcaggatgctctaaattagtacaatatacatggtcataaacaAAAATTGCGCCAAAAACTATTCATGAGTTGTAAACAGAAAAGAGCCCCACAGTAAAACTCTTTTTGAAGTCCCTGCTATAAAATTatcgtatataaatatatatgagaaAAATAAGAAGTTCGAAAAGTAAGCTATACGGGGAAATTCTAGACTCCGTAATTTGGTTTTagaataataattatgttttctttTCTGTATATCTAGATATTggattattaattttaaattcaaaacctattatatttatttaagatatttttattcgGAATAATAGTTTTAAATCCAAACTAAGCTCCCAAATAAAAAAACGAAATGAACATTCACGCAATAAATTCTCGTACt from the Humulus lupulus chromosome X, drHumLupu1.1, whole genome shotgun sequence genome contains:
- the LOC133804938 gene encoding uncharacterized protein LOC133804938, coding for MYGEEFMIEIVIQWTELEQYKRYLQIIFARVEKVAAHLHLENHSLIDICKTQFCDRVWDRFHTEIDFSVTKMKEAGVFSNENPLKNDLIQFFTDMEKVRPNERFQTTYDIVKQQ